From Carassius auratus strain Wakin chromosome 1, ASM336829v1, whole genome shotgun sequence, the proteins below share one genomic window:
- the LOC113117298 gene encoding B-cell receptor CD22-like isoform X1: protein MKSQRNSEKEAGVAVVMSFRMAPPLPWIFLLMIHGVSSADWGVSYTPSHICALHNSSVIMNCTYTYPNGYKIEKVFWTNTKEKKDKHEEFPDLSKDPEYSQRLQYLGDKEQNCTIRLSHVTQKDQHMYCFRFITDKPDGKWTGDPGVTLTVTDLQVEAPERVTEGHNVRLTCKSSCTLTDRATFIWYRNSQPLTERRDRNNQLLLQSVRREDAGRYSCALHGHTYISPAAQLNVSYAPKNVSVSINGSGVIVEGDSVTLICSSDSNPPALNFSWFKENQSSAVGSGQSFSALQSGRFYCEAHNQHGSQRSDAVTVTGEEHYRSSWSVVFGIAVECGASLMLITIIIIIILFIIKKRRSFKSEYITKTQISDPGEDTYTALELKSTTSDLYDTLTTVRPRPPEDS from the exons ATGAAGAGCCAAAGAAACTCTGAGAAAGAAGCAG GTGTTGCTGTGGTGATGTCATTCAGGATGGCTCCTCCTCTACCTTGGATCTTTCTTCTCATGATTCATG gggTTTCTAGTGCTGACTGGGGTGTGAGTTACACTCCTTCACACATCTGTGCACTACATAACTCATCAGTGATAATGAACTGCACTTATACATACCCTAATGGATATAAGATCGAGAAAGTGTTCTGGACTAATACGAAAGAGAAAAAAGATAAACATGAAGAGTTTCCAGATCTGTCTAAGGATCCTGAATACAGTCAGAGGCTTCAGTATCTGGGAGACAAAGAGCAGAACTGCACCATCAGACtgagtcatgtgacacagaaggacCAACACATGTACTGTTTCAGATTCATCACTGATAAACCTGATGGAAAATGGACTGGTGATCCAGGAGTGACTCTTACTGTCACAG atcttCAGGTGGAGGCTCCTGAGAGAGTGACAGAGGGTCATAATGTCCGTCTGACATGTAAAAGCAGCTGCACTCTGACTGACAGAGCAACATTCATCTGGTACAGAAACTCACAGCCATTAactgagagaagagacagaaacaatcaactcctgctgcagtcagtcagaagagagGATGCAGGCAGATACAGCTGTGCTCTACATGGACACACTTACATCTCTCCTGCTGCTCAGCTCAATGTCTCCT ATGCACCAAAGAACGTGTCAGTGTCTATAAATGGATCAGGtgtaatagtggagggagattcagtgactctgatctgcagcagtgattcaaaccctcctgctctgaacttcagctggtttaaggagaatcaaagctcagctgttggatctggacagagtttcAGTGCACTACAGAGTGGACGCTTCTACTGTGAGGCTCACAATCAACATGGATCACAGAGATCAGACGctgttactgtcactggtgaAG aGCATTACAGATCCAGTTGGAGTGTAGTTTTTGGGATTGCAGTGGAATGTGGAGCGTCATTAATGCTTattaccatcattatcataatCATCCTGTTCATAAT AAAGAAAAGAAGGAGTTTTAAATCTGAATACATCACAAAGACGCAG aTCTCTGATCCTGGTGAAGACACATATACAGCTCTTGAGCTCAAGTCCACGACCTCTGACCTCTACGACACACTCACA ACCGTTCGTCCCAGACCTCCTGAAGACTCTTGA
- the LOC113117298 gene encoding B-cell receptor CD22-like isoform X2 encodes MKSQRNSEKEAGVAVVMSFRMAPPLPWIFLLMIHGVSSADWGVSYTPSHICALHNSSVIMNCTYTYPNGYKIEKVFWTNTKEKKDKHEEFPDLSKDPEYSQRLQYLGDKEQNCTIRLSHVTQKDQHMYCFRFITDKPDGKWTGDPGVTLTVTDLQVEAPERVTEGHNVRLTCKSSCTLTDRATFIWYRNSQPLTERRDRNNQLLLQSVRREDAGRYSCALHGHTYISPAAQLNVSYAPKNVSVSINGSGVIVEGDSVTLICSSDSNPPALNFSWFKENQSSAVGSGQSFSALQSGRFYCEAHNQHGSQRSDAVTVTEHYRSSWSVVFGIAVECGASLMLITIIIIIILFIIKKRRSFKSEYITKTQISDPGEDTYTALELKSTTSDLYDTLTTVRPRPPEDS; translated from the exons ATGAAGAGCCAAAGAAACTCTGAGAAAGAAGCAG GTGTTGCTGTGGTGATGTCATTCAGGATGGCTCCTCCTCTACCTTGGATCTTTCTTCTCATGATTCATG gggTTTCTAGTGCTGACTGGGGTGTGAGTTACACTCCTTCACACATCTGTGCACTACATAACTCATCAGTGATAATGAACTGCACTTATACATACCCTAATGGATATAAGATCGAGAAAGTGTTCTGGACTAATACGAAAGAGAAAAAAGATAAACATGAAGAGTTTCCAGATCTGTCTAAGGATCCTGAATACAGTCAGAGGCTTCAGTATCTGGGAGACAAAGAGCAGAACTGCACCATCAGACtgagtcatgtgacacagaaggacCAACACATGTACTGTTTCAGATTCATCACTGATAAACCTGATGGAAAATGGACTGGTGATCCAGGAGTGACTCTTACTGTCACAG atcttCAGGTGGAGGCTCCTGAGAGAGTGACAGAGGGTCATAATGTCCGTCTGACATGTAAAAGCAGCTGCACTCTGACTGACAGAGCAACATTCATCTGGTACAGAAACTCACAGCCATTAactgagagaagagacagaaacaatcaactcctgctgcagtcagtcagaagagagGATGCAGGCAGATACAGCTGTGCTCTACATGGACACACTTACATCTCTCCTGCTGCTCAGCTCAATGTCTCCT ATGCACCAAAGAACGTGTCAGTGTCTATAAATGGATCAGGtgtaatagtggagggagattcagtgactctgatctgcagcagtgattcaaaccctcctgctctgaacttcagctggtttaaggagaatcaaagctcagctgttggatctggacagagtttcAGTGCACTACAGAGTGGACGCTTCTACTGTGAGGCTCACAATCAACATGGATCACAGAGATCAGACGctgttactgtcactg aGCATTACAGATCCAGTTGGAGTGTAGTTTTTGGGATTGCAGTGGAATGTGGAGCGTCATTAATGCTTattaccatcattatcataatCATCCTGTTCATAAT AAAGAAAAGAAGGAGTTTTAAATCTGAATACATCACAAAGACGCAG aTCTCTGATCCTGGTGAAGACACATATACAGCTCTTGAGCTCAAGTCCACGACCTCTGACCTCTACGACACACTCACA ACCGTTCGTCCCAGACCTCCTGAAGACTCTTGA
- the LOC113117298 gene encoding B-cell receptor CD22-like isoform X3, whose protein sequence is MSFRMAPPLPWIFLLMIHGVSSADWGVSYTPSHICALHNSSVIMNCTYTYPNGYKIEKVFWTNTKEKKDKHEEFPDLSKDPEYSQRLQYLGDKEQNCTIRLSHVTQKDQHMYCFRFITDKPDGKWTGDPGVTLTVTDLQVEAPERVTEGHNVRLTCKSSCTLTDRATFIWYRNSQPLTERRDRNNQLLLQSVRREDAGRYSCALHGHTYISPAAQLNVSYAPKNVSVSINGSGVIVEGDSVTLICSSDSNPPALNFSWFKENQSSAVGSGQSFSALQSGRFYCEAHNQHGSQRSDAVTVTGEEHYRSSWSVVFGIAVECGASLMLITIIIIIILFIIKKRRSFKSEYITKTQISDPGEDTYTALELKSTTSDLYDTLTTVRPRPPEDS, encoded by the exons ATGTCATTCAGGATGGCTCCTCCTCTACCTTGGATCTTTCTTCTCATGATTCATG gggTTTCTAGTGCTGACTGGGGTGTGAGTTACACTCCTTCACACATCTGTGCACTACATAACTCATCAGTGATAATGAACTGCACTTATACATACCCTAATGGATATAAGATCGAGAAAGTGTTCTGGACTAATACGAAAGAGAAAAAAGATAAACATGAAGAGTTTCCAGATCTGTCTAAGGATCCTGAATACAGTCAGAGGCTTCAGTATCTGGGAGACAAAGAGCAGAACTGCACCATCAGACtgagtcatgtgacacagaaggacCAACACATGTACTGTTTCAGATTCATCACTGATAAACCTGATGGAAAATGGACTGGTGATCCAGGAGTGACTCTTACTGTCACAG atcttCAGGTGGAGGCTCCTGAGAGAGTGACAGAGGGTCATAATGTCCGTCTGACATGTAAAAGCAGCTGCACTCTGACTGACAGAGCAACATTCATCTGGTACAGAAACTCACAGCCATTAactgagagaagagacagaaacaatcaactcctgctgcagtcagtcagaagagagGATGCAGGCAGATACAGCTGTGCTCTACATGGACACACTTACATCTCTCCTGCTGCTCAGCTCAATGTCTCCT ATGCACCAAAGAACGTGTCAGTGTCTATAAATGGATCAGGtgtaatagtggagggagattcagtgactctgatctgcagcagtgattcaaaccctcctgctctgaacttcagctggtttaaggagaatcaaagctcagctgttggatctggacagagtttcAGTGCACTACAGAGTGGACGCTTCTACTGTGAGGCTCACAATCAACATGGATCACAGAGATCAGACGctgttactgtcactggtgaAG aGCATTACAGATCCAGTTGGAGTGTAGTTTTTGGGATTGCAGTGGAATGTGGAGCGTCATTAATGCTTattaccatcattatcataatCATCCTGTTCATAAT AAAGAAAAGAAGGAGTTTTAAATCTGAATACATCACAAAGACGCAG aTCTCTGATCCTGGTGAAGACACATATACAGCTCTTGAGCTCAAGTCCACGACCTCTGACCTCTACGACACACTCACA ACCGTTCGTCCCAGACCTCCTGAAGACTCTTGA
- the LOC113117298 gene encoding B-cell receptor CD22-like isoform X4: protein MKSQRNSEKEAGVAVVMSFRMAPPLPWIFLLMIHGVSSADWGVSYTPSHICALHNSSVIMNCTYTYPNGYKIEKVFWTNTKEKKDKHEEFPDLSKDPEYSQRLQYLGDKEQNCTIRLSHVTQKDQHMYCFRFITDKPDGKWTGDPGVTLTVTDLQVEAPERVTEGHNVRLTCKSSCTLTDRATFIWYRNSQPLTERRDRNNQLLLQSVRREDAGRYSCALHGHTYISPAAQLNVSYAPKNVSVSINGSGVIVEGDSVTLICSSDSNPPALNFSWFKENQSSAVGSGQSFSALQSGRFYCEAHNQHGSQRSDAVTVTGEEHYRSSWSVVFGIAVECGASLMLITIIIIIILFIIKKRRSFKSEYITKTQTPY, encoded by the exons ATGAAGAGCCAAAGAAACTCTGAGAAAGAAGCAG GTGTTGCTGTGGTGATGTCATTCAGGATGGCTCCTCCTCTACCTTGGATCTTTCTTCTCATGATTCATG gggTTTCTAGTGCTGACTGGGGTGTGAGTTACACTCCTTCACACATCTGTGCACTACATAACTCATCAGTGATAATGAACTGCACTTATACATACCCTAATGGATATAAGATCGAGAAAGTGTTCTGGACTAATACGAAAGAGAAAAAAGATAAACATGAAGAGTTTCCAGATCTGTCTAAGGATCCTGAATACAGTCAGAGGCTTCAGTATCTGGGAGACAAAGAGCAGAACTGCACCATCAGACtgagtcatgtgacacagaaggacCAACACATGTACTGTTTCAGATTCATCACTGATAAACCTGATGGAAAATGGACTGGTGATCCAGGAGTGACTCTTACTGTCACAG atcttCAGGTGGAGGCTCCTGAGAGAGTGACAGAGGGTCATAATGTCCGTCTGACATGTAAAAGCAGCTGCACTCTGACTGACAGAGCAACATTCATCTGGTACAGAAACTCACAGCCATTAactgagagaagagacagaaacaatcaactcctgctgcagtcagtcagaagagagGATGCAGGCAGATACAGCTGTGCTCTACATGGACACACTTACATCTCTCCTGCTGCTCAGCTCAATGTCTCCT ATGCACCAAAGAACGTGTCAGTGTCTATAAATGGATCAGGtgtaatagtggagggagattcagtgactctgatctgcagcagtgattcaaaccctcctgctctgaacttcagctggtttaaggagaatcaaagctcagctgttggatctggacagagtttcAGTGCACTACAGAGTGGACGCTTCTACTGTGAGGCTCACAATCAACATGGATCACAGAGATCAGACGctgttactgtcactggtgaAG aGCATTACAGATCCAGTTGGAGTGTAGTTTTTGGGATTGCAGTGGAATGTGGAGCGTCATTAATGCTTattaccatcattatcataatCATCCTGTTCATAAT AAAGAAAAGAAGGAGTTTTAAATCTGAATACATCACAAAGACGCAG ACACCATACTAG